The genomic segment GACGTCCACGTCGGACTCGGTGGACTCGCGGATGGACTCGACGAGGTGCGGGGCGATTCCGCACCCCGTCCCGCCCCCGAGTCCGAGGAAGACGAACACGTACGAGAACGGTTCGTCCTGCGCTTGCAGGACGGTCCGTATCTCGCGCGTCACCTCGTCGCTCCGCTCTTCCATCACCGAGTCGGCGTCTTTCGGGTCGCGCCCGAACCCGCCCGTGACGCGCGATTCGAACCCGTCTGTCTCCCCACGAACGAGTCCGTCGGTCTCTGAGACGCCGAACCACGCCGAACGGTCCACGTTCGAGAGGTTCTGGAGGTCTCGGATCGTCGAATTGAACACTAAGGGCGTCGCCAGTCGAGAGATTCGTCGGTGACCGAACACGTCGTCGACGATTGCACTCCCCGCCTGTCCCGCCCCCACAAAGAGGTATGGCATAAGTCAACTACCGCGAACTACAGGGAATCTTATATAAATAGATGTCGTAGTCTGTAGTATTCGCACCCGCTGACATGCAATTCAGTTGTCAGCCTCGCAGTCGGCGAAGCATCACGCTGTATTCGTTCTGTTCGTAGAGTTGCTCGACGTAGTCGAGCACCGTCGCACCCGCATCCGCGATTTCGCGCGCCCGAACGCTCTCACCGGCGTTTAGCGCCGTTTCAGCTTCCTGATGGAGCGAGTCCACGAGCGAGAGAAAGTGCAGCGGGATGCTGTGGTTGTAGTCGCTCGTCCCCGATATCCACCGGTCGCTCACCGACTGTCGGCGTTCGACGAGCGATTCGACGCGTTCGGCGGCGTCGCCCGTCCCCGCCGATGCCGACGCCGAAGACAGTGCTGGCAACAGGTGTCGGTCGTAGAACCGCAGTTCGTTCTGTACGGCGTACTGCGTCACCTGATTCGTCTCGGGTGCGCCGTCGAGCAGTCGGCGGAGTTCCGCGACGCGGTCCGTCAGCTTCGAGGCCACTTGACCGTCGTGTGCCGACGCCGCCGTCTCGACGCCGGCAGCGAGTTCATCGACGGCGTCGGGGTCTACCGACCCGACGAGGCCGCGGACCGTCTCGGCCTCGTCGATGGCCTCGACCGCTCGTTCGAGGACCGGTTCGGGGTCGTCGTCGTCGCCGGCGAACGCGTCGAGGAGCGTCCGCGCGAGTTCGCTCTGGGGTCGGCGGCGGCGGCGCACCGCCGTCGCGGCGTCCGCCGCGCCGTCGTCGGTCGGCGTCCCCCCGTCGGCGATGTCCGCGAGCGCCTGTTCGGGGTCGACTTCGGGGTCCGTCTCGCCCGTCGCGTCGGCGATGGCACGCTCCAGTTCCCGGCACCGTTCCTCAGCCTCGCGGGCCCGCCGGTCGGCCTCCACTACCCGTTCGCAGAGCCGGTCGACGCCCTCGACGAGCGCCGCTTCGGGGGCGTCGCTCAGTCGCTTGCGCGCCATCTCGACGTCCGCCCCCGCCCCCTCGCCGACGTAGTCGAGTGCCGTTCCGACGGCGTGTGCCGCCTCGGCGTCGCGGAGGACCGTTTCGAGCGACTGTGCGGCGGCGTCGGCGTCGGCGCCCGAGGCGGCGAACGTATCGAGGAGACGCTGCGCGTCGGGGGAGGCCAGCGATCCCGCGTCGACGCGGGAGACGACGTCCGCGGACGTCGGAGCCGGCGCGCCGGCCGTCCGACCGGACCGGGTCGCGTCCTCGAACGACAGCGTTCCGCGGTCCACCGCCTCCGCCAGCGCTTCGACCTTTTGGACCGGCCCATCGTCGGGACGGACGGTACCGGGTAACCGGTCGAGACTCGCGTCTGCGACGAGTCGGTCCGTCGCCTCCGAGAGGTGGTCGAGTTCCCTGAGCACGGCGTCCTCGCTCGCGGGGGCGTCCAGTCTGTCGGCGACGGCCGCTATCGACGCGTCGTCGTCGCTGCCCCCGCCGAAGATGCCGAACACCAGCGGTAACGGCCCCGCCATGTTACGCCATGTTCTCCCGGCCGAGGCAGTCGAACAGCGATTCGACGTGAGGCCACACCTCGCGGAGCGACTCGCCTTGTCTGCTGCCGCCTTCTTTGATGTCGCGGGCGTGTTCGTACATCGATTCGAGCGCCGGCATCTCGGGGTTCCAGAGCGCGCCCCACAGGTAGACGTCGTCGAGGTACGGGACGGAGAGCTGATTGATCTGTACGTCCACCGTCTCGACGCTGTCGGTGTTCGCGCCGTCGAGGAACTCCTCGCGGTTGAGTATCTCCTGCATCGTTCCGTCGGTGACGTGCCGGCGGATGCGTTCCATCTTCGAGTCCGGCCCGTAGACGAGGAACTGCCCGCCCCACGCC from the Halogeometricum rufum genome contains:
- a CDS encoding coiled-coil domain-containing protein, with translation MAGPLPLVFGIFGGGSDDDASIAAVADRLDAPASEDAVLRELDHLSEATDRLVADASLDRLPGTVRPDDGPVQKVEALAEAVDRGTLSFEDATRSGRTAGAPAPTSADVVSRVDAGSLASPDAQRLLDTFAASGADADAAAQSLETVLRDAEAAHAVGTALDYVGEGAGADVEMARKRLSDAPEAALVEGVDRLCERVVEADRRAREAEERCRELERAIADATGETDPEVDPEQALADIADGGTPTDDGAADAATAVRRRRRPQSELARTLLDAFAGDDDDPEPVLERAVEAIDEAETVRGLVGSVDPDAVDELAAGVETAASAHDGQVASKLTDRVAELRRLLDGAPETNQVTQYAVQNELRFYDRHLLPALSSASASAGTGDAAERVESLVERRQSVSDRWISGTSDYNHSIPLHFLSLVDSLHQEAETALNAGESVRAREIADAGATVLDYVEQLYEQNEYSVMLRRLRG